The Scylla paramamosain isolate STU-SP2022 chromosome 42, ASM3559412v1, whole genome shotgun sequence genome has a segment encoding these proteins:
- the LOC135093348 gene encoding nuclear transcription factor Y subunit beta-like isoform X2 translates to MQEHQEQQVKQEHQEQQEHQEQQEHQKQQKYQEQQEHQEQQAQQEHQEQQEQQEQQEQQEHQEQQEQQEHQEQQAQQVSAQHIPFSYSSHPCLTPMQEHQEQQEQQEQQEHQEQQEQQEHQEQQKYQEEQEHQEQQEQQVSAQHIPTLPSHTHPILVSPLCRNIKSSSKNIRSSRNIRSNRSSKNIRSSRRSRNIKSSRSSKNSRSSKNIRSNRSSKNIRSSRNIRRSRNIRSSRSSRNIKSSSKNIRSSRNIRSSRSSKNIRSSRNINQEQQEHQSGAAGTSGAAGKCTTHPYPSHTHPILVSPLSGTSRAAGAARTAGAARTSGAAGNIRSSRSSKNIRSSRYSRSSRNIRSSRYSRSSRNIRSSRYSRSSRNIRSSRYSRSSRNIRSSRYSRSSRNIRSSRTSRSSR, encoded by the exons ATGCAGGAACATCAAGAGCAGCAGGTAAAGCAGGAGCACcaggaacaacaagaacaccagGAGCAGCAAGAACATCAGAAGCAGCAGAAatatcaggagcagcaggaacatcaggagcagcaggcgcagcag GAACATCaagagcagcaggagcagcaagaacagcaggagcagcaagaacatcaggagcaacaggagcagcaagaacatcaggagcagcaggcgcagcaggtgagtgcacaaCACATCCCCTTCTCATACTCATCCCATCCTTGTCTCACCCCTATGCAGGAACATCAAGAGCAGCaagaacagcaggagcagcaagaacatcaggagcaacaggagcagcaagaacatcaggagcagcagaaatatcaggaggagcaggaacatcaggagcagcaggagcagcaggtgagtgcacaacacatccctacccttccttcccataCTCATCCCATCCTTGTCTCACCCCTATGCAGGAACATcaagagcagcagcaagaacatcaggagcagcaggaacatcaggagcaacaggagcagcaagaacatcaggagcagcaggcgcagcag GAACATCaagagcagcaggagcagcaagaacagcaggagcagcaagaacatcaggagcaacaggagcagcaagaacatcaggagcagcagaaatatcaggaggagcaggaacatcaggagcagcaggagcagcag GAACATcaagagcagcagcaagaacatcaggagcagcaggaacatcaggagcagcaggagcagcaagaacatcaggagcagcaggaacatcaatcaggagcagcaggaacatcaatcaggagcagcaggaacatcaggagcagcaggtaAGTGCACAACAcatccctacccttcccatacTCATCCCATCCTTGTCTCACCCCTATCAGGAACATCaagagcagcaggagcagcaagaacagcaggagcagcaagaacatcaggagcagcagggaacatcaggagcagcag gagcagcaagaacatcaggagcagcaggtacagcaggagcagcaggaacatcaggagcagcaggtacagcaggagcagcaggaacatcaggagcagcaggtacagcaggagcagcaggaacatcaggagcagcaggtacagcaggagcagcaggaacatcaggagcagcaggtacagcaggagcagcaggaacatcaggagcagcagaaCCAGCcggagcagcaggtga
- the LOC135093348 gene encoding putative uncharacterized protein DDB_G0271606 isoform X7 encodes MQEHQEQQVKQEHQEQQEHQEQQEHQKQQKYQEQQEHQEQQAQQEHQEQQEQQEQQEQQEHQEQQEQQEHQEQQAQQVSAQHIPFSYSSHPCLTPMQEHQEQQEQQEQQEHQEQQEQQEHQEQQKYQEEQEHQEQQEQQVSAQHIPTLPSHTHPILVSPLCRNIKSSSKNIRSSRNIRSNRSSKNIRSSRRSRNIKSSSKNIRSSRNIRSSRSSKNIRSSRNINQEQQEHQSGAAGTSGAAGKCTTHPYPSHTHPILVSPLSGTSRAAGAARTAGAARTSGAAGNIRSSRSSKNIRSSRYSRSSRNIRSSRYSRSSRNIRSSRYSRSSRNIRSSRYSRSSRNIRSSRYSRSSRNIRSSRTSRSSR; translated from the exons ATGCAGGAACATCAAGAGCAGCAGGTAAAGCAGGAGCACcaggaacaacaagaacaccagGAGCAGCAAGAACATCAGAAGCAGCAGAAatatcaggagcagcaggaacatcaggagcagcaggcgcagcag GAACATCaagagcagcaggagcagcaagaacagcaggagcagcaagaacatcaggagcaacaggagcagcaagaacatcaggagcagcaggcgcagcaggtgagtgcacaaCACATCCCCTTCTCATACTCATCCCATCCTTGTCTCACCCCTATGCAGGAACATCAAGAGCAGCaagaacagcaggagcagcaagaacatcaggagcaacaggagcagcaagaacatcaggagcagcagaaatatcaggaggagcaggaacatcaggagcagcaggagcagcaggtgagtgcacaacacatccctacccttccttcccataCTCATCCCATCCTTGTCTCACCCCTATGCAGGAACATcaagagcagcagcaagaacatcaggagcagcaggaacatcaggagcaacaggagcagcaagaacatcaggagcagcaggcgcagcag GAACATcaagagcagcagcaagaacatcaggagcagcaggaacatcaggagcagcaggagcagcaagaacatcaggagcagcaggaacatcaatcaggagcagcaggaacatcaatcaggagcagcaggaacatcaggagcagcaggtaAGTGCACAACAcatccctacccttcccatacTCATCCCATCCTTGTCTCACCCCTATCAGGAACATCaagagcagcaggagcagcaagaacagcaggagcagcaagaacatcaggagcagcagggaacatcaggagcagcag gagcagcaagaacatcaggagcagcaggtacagcaggagcagcaggaacatcaggagcagcaggtacagcaggagcagcaggaacatcaggagcagcaggtacagcaggagcagcaggaacatcaggagcagcaggtacagcaggagcagcaggaacatcaggagcagcaggtacagcaggagcagcaggaacatcaggagcagcagaaCCAGCcggagcagcaggtga
- the LOC135093348 gene encoding nuclear transcription factor Y subunit beta-like isoform X11 — MQEHQEQQVKQEHQEQQEHQEQQEHQKQQKYQEQQEHQEQQAQQEHQEQQEQQEQQEQQEHQEQQEQQEHQEQQAQQVSAQHIPFSYSSHPCLTPMQEHQEQQEQQEQQEHQEQQEQQEHQEQQKYQEEQEHQEQQEQQVSAQHIPTLPSHTHPILVSPLCRNIKSSSKNIRSSRNIRSNRSSKNIRSSRRSRNIKSSRSSKNSRSSKNIRSNRSSKNIRSSRNIRRSRNIRSSRSSRNIKSSSKNIRSSRNIRSSRSSKNIRSSRNINQEQQEHQSGAAGTSGAAGKCTTHPYPSHTHPILVSPLSGTSRAAGAARTAGAARTSGAAGNIRSSR, encoded by the exons ATGCAGGAACATCAAGAGCAGCAGGTAAAGCAGGAGCACcaggaacaacaagaacaccagGAGCAGCAAGAACATCAGAAGCAGCAGAAatatcaggagcagcaggaacatcaggagcagcaggcgcagcag GAACATCaagagcagcaggagcagcaagaacagcaggagcagcaagaacatcaggagcaacaggagcagcaagaacatcaggagcagcaggcgcagcaggtgagtgcacaaCACATCCCCTTCTCATACTCATCCCATCCTTGTCTCACCCCTATGCAGGAACATCAAGAGCAGCaagaacagcaggagcagcaagaacatcaggagcaacaggagcagcaagaacatcaggagcagcagaaatatcaggaggagcaggaacatcaggagcagcaggagcagcaggtgagtgcacaacacatccctacccttccttcccataCTCATCCCATCCTTGTCTCACCCCTATGCAGGAACATcaagagcagcagcaagaacatcaggagcagcaggaacatcaggagcaacaggagcagcaagaacatcaggagcagcaggcgcagcag GAACATCaagagcagcaggagcagcaagaacagcaggagcagcaagaacatcaggagcaacaggagcagcaagaacatcaggagcagcagaaatatcaggaggagcaggaacatcaggagcagcaggagcagcag GAACATcaagagcagcagcaagaacatcaggagcagcaggaacatcaggagcagcaggagcagcaagaacatcaggagcagcaggaacatcaatcaggagcagcaggaacatcaatcaggagcagcaggaacatcaggagcagcaggtaAGTGCACAACAcatccctacccttcccatacTCATCCCATCCTTGTCTCACCCCTATCAGGAACATCaagagcagcaggagcagcaagaacagcaggagcagcaagaacatcaggagcagcagggaacatcaggagcagcaggtga